The proteins below are encoded in one region of Scophthalmus maximus strain ysfricsl-2021 chromosome 4, ASM2237912v1, whole genome shotgun sequence:
- the spi1b gene encoding transcription factor PU.1b isoform X1 — MLHSYRMENYLIPPPSEDMYDPEIYRHQIAEYYNPYVLDADIQAGCGHYAVSHVLRLDHWDYHTHPHVHTAEFENLQETNFTELQSVQALHPPGLIRHDAIRYDAENLLDPSLGVHPHVLQPPPGFFPRTVYAPHVSQRSSDDEDHGGRSPPLEVSDEECLRDRMPYVTPGELGNKKKIRLYQFLLDLLRNGDMKDSIWWVDRDKGTFQFSSKHKEALAHRWGIQKGNRKKMTYQKMARALRNYGKTGEVKKIKKKLTYQFSDEVLGKSHLERKSYM, encoded by the exons ATGTTGCATTCATACAGAATGGAGAACTATCTCATCCCACCT CCCTCAGAAGACATGTATGACCCAGAGATCTACAGACATCAAATTGCGGAATATTACAATCCATATGTCCTTGATGCAGATATCCAGGCAG GCTGTGGCCATTATGCTGTCTCTCACGTTCTCCGTTTAGATCACTGGGACTACCACACTCACCCGCACGTGCACACTGCAGAATTTGAAAACCTCCAAGAAACAAacttcacagagctgcagagtgtgCAGGCCCTCCACCCGCCGGGCCTCATACGACACGACGCCATACGATACGACGCGGAAAACCTGCTCGATCCAAGTCTTGGGGTACATCCACATGTGTTACAGCCACCA CCTGGTTTCTTCCCTCGGACTGTGTATGCTCCGCACGTGTCCCAACGCAGCTCCGACGACGAAGACCACGGGGGACGAAGTCCCCCACTGGAGGTGTCGGATGAGGAGTGTCTGAGAGATCGAATGCCTTATGTCACACCAGGAGAGCTGG gaaacaaaaagaagatcCGTTTGTACCAGTTCCTGTTGGATCTTTTAAGGAATGGCGATATGAAGGACAGTATCTGGTGGGTGGACAGAGACAAGGGGACTTTCCAGTTTTCTTCCAAACACAAGGAGGCACTTGCACACCGCTGGGGAATCCAGAAGGGCAACCGCAAAAAAATGACCTATCAGAAGATGGCTCGTGCTTTGCGCAACTATGGCAAAACTGGAGAGGTGAAAAAGATTAAGAAGAAGCTAACATACCAGTTCAGTGACGAGGTCCTGGGGAAGAGTCATCTAGAGAGAAAATCCTACATGTAG
- the spi1b gene encoding transcription factor PU.1b isoform X2: MLHSYRMENYLIPPPSEDMYDPEIYRHQIAEYYNPYVLDADIQADHWDYHTHPHVHTAEFENLQETNFTELQSVQALHPPGLIRHDAIRYDAENLLDPSLGVHPHVLQPPPGFFPRTVYAPHVSQRSSDDEDHGGRSPPLEVSDEECLRDRMPYVTPGELGNKKKIRLYQFLLDLLRNGDMKDSIWWVDRDKGTFQFSSKHKEALAHRWGIQKGNRKKMTYQKMARALRNYGKTGEVKKIKKKLTYQFSDEVLGKSHLERKSYM; encoded by the exons ATGTTGCATTCATACAGAATGGAGAACTATCTCATCCCACCT CCCTCAGAAGACATGTATGACCCAGAGATCTACAGACATCAAATTGCGGAATATTACAATCCATATGTCCTTGATGCAGATATCCAGGCAG ATCACTGGGACTACCACACTCACCCGCACGTGCACACTGCAGAATTTGAAAACCTCCAAGAAACAAacttcacagagctgcagagtgtgCAGGCCCTCCACCCGCCGGGCCTCATACGACACGACGCCATACGATACGACGCGGAAAACCTGCTCGATCCAAGTCTTGGGGTACATCCACATGTGTTACAGCCACCA CCTGGTTTCTTCCCTCGGACTGTGTATGCTCCGCACGTGTCCCAACGCAGCTCCGACGACGAAGACCACGGGGGACGAAGTCCCCCACTGGAGGTGTCGGATGAGGAGTGTCTGAGAGATCGAATGCCTTATGTCACACCAGGAGAGCTGG gaaacaaaaagaagatcCGTTTGTACCAGTTCCTGTTGGATCTTTTAAGGAATGGCGATATGAAGGACAGTATCTGGTGGGTGGACAGAGACAAGGGGACTTTCCAGTTTTCTTCCAAACACAAGGAGGCACTTGCACACCGCTGGGGAATCCAGAAGGGCAACCGCAAAAAAATGACCTATCAGAAGATGGCTCGTGCTTTGCGCAACTATGGCAAAACTGGAGAGGTGAAAAAGATTAAGAAGAAGCTAACATACCAGTTCAGTGACGAGGTCCTGGGGAAGAGTCATCTAGAGAGAAAATCCTACATGTAG
- the slc39a13 gene encoding zinc transporter ZIP13, with the protein MKGGSFLRPSWAVAALFIPVTLLMLTSSGASSRHKMSQTAMAHATATAAGPGQGLTDILPGLQAVADFLGSEQAHVWFLSLVGSVAVGLSGIFPLLVIPIEAGAALKTEAGCQKLRQLLSFAIGGLLGDVFLHLLPEAWALSGSSGGKRNHYMTQGLWVIVGLLAFLLLEKMFPDQDSLEDPTSNSDLNFNCPAPSNSVFSEKAVVSLKNGHHAESWKSSKQQSVQGRSEKIKTSGYLNLLANCIDNFTHGLAVAGSFLVSKKVGFLTTFAILLHEIPHEVGDFAILLRAGFDRWSAARMQLSTALFGVLGACFALCTQSPKGTENATVWILPFTSGGFLYIALVNVVPDLLQESSLRNTILQILLIICGVAVMALLSAIID; encoded by the exons ATGAAAGGTGGAAGCTTCCTGAGGCCCAGCTGGGCTGTAGCTGCTCTGTTTATCCCAGTTACTCTGCTGATGCTGACCTCCAGTGGGGCATCAAGTAGACATAAGATGTCACAAACCGCTATGGCTCATGCAACAGCCACGGCTGCAGGACCAGGGCAGGGCCTGACAGATATCCTCCCAGGCCTCCAGGCAGTAGCAGACTTCTTAGGGAGCGAACAGGCTCATGTTTGGTTCCTCTCCCTGGTGGGCTCTGTTGCTGTAGGCCTCAGCGGGATATTCCCCCTGCTTGTCATTCCCATCGAGGCTGGAGCAGCTCTCAAAACAGAAG ctGGATGCCAGAAGCTGAGGCAGCTATTAAGCTTTGCTATTGGTGGTCTCCTTGGTGATGTATTTCTTCACCTCCTTCCGGAGGCGTGGGCGCTCTCTGGCTCTTCAG GTGGTAAACGAAACCACTACATGACCCAGGGCTTGTGGGTTATCGTTGGCCTGTTGGCGTTCCTACTCCTGGAGAAGATGTTTCCTGACCAAGACAGCCTGGAGGATCCCACTTCGAACTCTGACCTGAATTTTAACTGTCCT GCTCCGTCTAATTCGGTTTTCAGTGAAAAGGCAGTGGTATCACTCAAAAATGGGCACCATGCTGAGTCATGGAAATCCTCCAAGCAACAGAGTGTGCAGGGAAGATCAGAGAAAATAAAG ACAAGTGGATATCTGAACCTACTGGCCAACTGCATTGACAACTTCACTCATGGACTGGCAGTAGCAGGGAGTTTCCTGGTTAGTAAAAAG GTTGGCTTTCTCACCACCTTTGCCATCCTACTCCATGAAATCCCCCATGAG GTGGGAGACTTTGCCATTCTGCTGAGGGCCGGGTTTGACCGGTGGAGTGCTGCTCGTATGCAGCTGTCCACAGCGCTGTTTGGGGTCTTGGGGGCTTGCTTTGCTCTGTGCACTCAGTCACCAAAGGGCACAG AAAATGCCACAGTCTGGATTTTGCCTTTCACTTCTGGAGGATTTCTCTACATAGCCCTGGTAAATGTTGTGcctgacctgctgcaggagtCCAGTTTAAG GAACACAATACTGCAGATCCTGCTCATTATCTGCGGCGTGGCGGTCATGGCTCTGCTCTCTGCAATTATTGACTGA
- the tmem276b gene encoding transmembrane protein 178B: protein MAAMKILTSTGLFLAFCALGLLAMAICTDYWYETDARRHRERCKNYANKRNDPGYIYISNHNLPLQMPPRSLQRKGNGPDAAAALVRGKRHFVAAASAMESHCNRQFNSTVSGLWRKCHREGFDLETEDLIYKGVIQRCTPVKYHYTSSILPRNLPVNITKTIRQDEWHALHLRRMTAGFVGMAVSIILFGWIIGVLGCCQQHDLMQYVAGLLFLMGGTCCIISLCTCVAGINFELSRYPRYMYGLPEDISHGYGWSMFCAWGGLGLTLLAGFLCTLAPSLSTPARTTTHKPRQENGTV from the exons ATGGCCGCGATGAAAATATTAACCAGCACCGGGCTCTTCTTGGCGTTCTGCGCGCTCGGGCTGCTCGCCATGGCGATCTGCACCGACTACTGGTACGAGACGGACGCGCGGCGGCACCGGGAGCGGTGTAAAAACTACGCGAACAAGCGCAACGACCCGGGCTACATCTACATCTCCAACCACAACCTCCCGCTCCAGATGCCTCCGAGGAGCCTGCAGAGGAAAGGGAACGGCCcggacgccgccgccgcgctcgtCAGGGGGAAGCGGCACTTCGTGGCCGCGGCGTCCGCCATGGAGTCCCACTGCAACCGGCAGTTCAACTCCACCGTGTCCGGCCTGTGGAGGAAGTGTCACCGGGAGGGATTCGACCTGGAGACCGAGGACCTCATCTACAAAG GAGTAATTCAAAGATGCACCCCAGTCAAGTATCACTACACTTCGTCCATCCTACCACGGAATTTACCCGTCAACATCACAAAGACCATACGACAGGATGAATGGCATGCACTCC ATCTAAGAAGAATGACGGCCGGCTTTGTGGGCATGGCTGTGTCCATCATTCTCTTTGGCTGGATCATCGGAGTGCTGGGATGTTGCCAGCAGCATGACCTCATGCAATATGTAGCTGGGCTACTCTTTCTCATGGGAG GAACATGCTGCATCATCTCCTTGTGCACATGCGTGGCAGGAATCAACTTTGAGCTATCCCGCTACCCCCGCTACATGTACGGCCTCCCTGAGGACATTAGCCATGGCTATGGCTGGTCCATGTTTTGTGCCTGGGGGGGCCTCGGGCTCACATTGCTGGCCGGCTTCCTCTGCACCCTGGCCCCGTCCCTGAGCACGCCCGCTCGCACGACGACCCACAAGCCAAGGCAGGAGAATGGAACCGTGTGA